A genomic window from Flavobacterium johnsoniae includes:
- a CDS encoding histidine kinase dimerization/phosphoacceptor domain -containing protein — MKIFYSFCLIFFFLINSEAQNHPATANYDLKKKRLLIQTCSTYLYNSNQGSIDADSSVVLTCKAYKLPLLLAYDEGYNDGKFLIGSDLIEKGNIEAAKQLFAKSKGENKLKLAFQLGNFYLFQSFAKPDDLKNANFYISEAVKISKQLKIKKWQDESEMLLGKFYFQINNYPESKKYFSQVVAQCRKQGDKAALAYALLNQASYQHDLDPEKEKILKEAQTLYDELGIPEKVIEAKMKICTIYFWHGKINDAKKILYQNIAAMRKIGFRQQQFGETTISYIEGVQFNIKSAFYYALKSVETMENTKDYTFADIFYMRLGLIYLNMGHYDEASKMAEKSIQYGQNVYNSGSWYKSFVTAAASLSMKGKNKEAIEYMNTVTSKFSPPNNFDKMLVNFAYANCYARIKNYGTAEKYFEKTAAAADALESPQTHRDVCNSYSTIALFYANRADYKNTKYYVDKIDQLSKKYNKNYGSEALYMSIYKLDSANGDFKSALVNHKIYKKFSDSLMDYAKNKQIEELKIQYETVNKEQKIKLLSQETSLQENALKKSKLLNTLSIWSLVLLLITIALLYNRYRLKQKNNAELELKEKEINQKNINLRHLLDEKEWLLKEIHHRVKNNLQTVISLLNSQSAYLENDMALSAIKNSQHRIHSMSLIHQKLYNSENISTINMPIYIKELVEYLRESFSLGQRIRFEIKIDPLELDVAQAVPIGLILNESITNSIKYAFPEDRTGMIYVTIEATSEDKYLLTIADNGVGFDTDINSKKINSFGLSLIKGLSDDLDAHFSMENNNGTIIKIEFSKEFPIIEKRK; from the coding sequence ATGAAGATATTTTACTCCTTTTGTTTAATATTCTTTTTTCTAATTAATTCTGAAGCACAAAATCATCCTGCAACAGCAAATTATGATTTGAAGAAGAAACGTTTGCTAATTCAAACTTGCTCCACTTATTTATACAATTCTAATCAAGGATCAATTGATGCCGATAGTTCGGTAGTTTTAACATGCAAAGCATATAAACTTCCTTTGTTATTGGCTTATGATGAAGGTTACAATGATGGAAAATTTCTTATCGGAAGTGATTTAATAGAAAAAGGAAATATCGAAGCCGCAAAACAGCTTTTTGCCAAATCTAAAGGTGAAAACAAATTAAAACTAGCTTTTCAATTAGGAAACTTCTACTTGTTTCAATCCTTTGCCAAACCTGATGATTTAAAAAATGCCAATTTTTACATTTCTGAAGCTGTCAAAATAAGCAAGCAATTAAAAATCAAAAAGTGGCAAGACGAAAGCGAAATGCTTTTAGGCAAATTTTATTTCCAAATTAATAATTATCCCGAAAGCAAAAAATACTTTTCGCAAGTTGTTGCGCAATGCAGAAAACAAGGAGACAAAGCTGCTCTGGCTTATGCTTTACTAAATCAAGCAAGTTATCAACATGATTTAGATCCAGAAAAAGAAAAAATTTTAAAAGAAGCTCAAACTTTATACGACGAATTAGGCATTCCTGAAAAAGTTATTGAAGCAAAAATGAAGATTTGCACTATTTATTTCTGGCACGGAAAAATTAATGACGCTAAAAAAATTCTGTATCAAAATATTGCAGCGATGCGAAAAATCGGTTTTAGACAGCAGCAATTTGGAGAAACAACAATTTCGTATATAGAAGGTGTTCAGTTTAATATAAAAAGTGCGTTTTATTATGCTTTGAAGAGTGTAGAAACTATGGAAAACACCAAAGATTACACTTTTGCCGATATTTTCTACATGAGATTAGGATTGATTTATTTAAACATGGGACATTATGATGAAGCCTCAAAAATGGCTGAAAAAAGTATTCAATACGGGCAAAATGTCTACAACAGCGGTAGTTGGTACAAAAGTTTTGTTACGGCGGCAGCTTCTCTTTCTATGAAAGGAAAAAATAAAGAAGCAATTGAATATATGAATACGGTTACCAGTAAATTTTCGCCTCCAAATAACTTTGACAAAATGCTGGTTAATTTTGCTTACGCTAATTGTTATGCAAGAATTAAAAATTATGGCACAGCCGAAAAATATTTCGAAAAAACTGCTGCGGCTGCAGATGCTTTAGAATCTCCTCAAACTCACAGAGACGTTTGTAACAGCTATTCTACTATCGCACTGTTTTACGCTAATCGCGCTGATTATAAGAACACTAAATATTATGTTGATAAAATAGACCAATTATCAAAAAAATATAATAAAAACTACGGTTCAGAAGCTCTTTATATGTCAATTTATAAATTGGATTCTGCAAATGGAGATTTTAAATCTGCTTTAGTGAATCACAAAATCTACAAAAAATTTAGTGATTCGCTTATGGATTATGCAAAAAACAAACAAATTGAAGAACTTAAAATTCAATATGAAACCGTAAATAAAGAACAAAAAATAAAGCTTTTAAGTCAAGAAACATCTCTTCAAGAAAATGCTCTCAAAAAATCAAAATTATTAAATACGCTTTCTATTTGGAGCTTGGTTTTATTACTTATTACGATTGCTTTATTGTATAACAGATATCGACTGAAACAAAAAAATAATGCCGAATTAGAACTGAAAGAAAAAGAAATCAATCAGAAAAACATCAATTTAAGGCATTTACTTGATGAAAAAGAATGGCTTTTGAAAGAAATTCATCATCGTGTAAAAAATAATCTTCAAACCGTAATAAGTCTTTTAAACTCGCAATCTGCTTATTTAGAAAATGATATGGCATTATCGGCCATTAAAAATAGTCAACATCGTATACATTCTATGTCATTAATTCATCAGAAATTATACAATTCTGAAAATATTTCGACGATCAATATGCCAATTTATATCAAAGAATTGGTCGAATATTTACGTGAATCTTTTTCGCTTGGGCAAAGAATTCGTTTTGAAATAAAAATAGATCCGTTAGAATTAGATGTGGCACAGGCGGTTCCGATTGGATTAATTTTGAATGAATCAATCACAAATTCAATTAAATACGCTTTTCCAGAAGATCGCACAGGAATGATTTACGTAACGATCGAAGCGACTTCAGAAGATAAATATCTCTTGACAATTGCAGATAACGGAGTTGGTTTTGATACTGATATCAATTCTAAAAAAATCAATTCTTTCGGATTAAGTTTAATTAAAGGTTTGAGCGACGATTTGGATGCGCATTTTTCTATGGAAAATAATAACGGAACTATTATAAAAATTGAGTTTTCTAAAGAATTTCCAATTATCGAAAAAAGAAAATAA
- a CDS encoding sigma 54-interacting transcriptional regulator produces MKNSADNGNEVVSSVLKKRILIVEDQFIEAHDLQLILEKANYEVTGIARSVEQALEQIEIEKPDLVFLDIMLKGTRNGIELAHFLKEKNIGFIFISANSSKSILDQAKTTHPYGFIVKPFRDQDVLTTLEIAFYRQQYSLESQLMQQFQLQKGISEIVHSNIKKEEALLALAKVIQTYIPFDYLEAGFVTSTHYDQLGIIRKNLDLYQIIDLKKLSQISEVSEKEINETYRKSKIDKEPIIYSEESLIKNFQEAPIKALISHNFGIKSYLVFPVSIATIQSYHITFYSRNFNIYTQENLKLLSSIEPIFSQFINKIYSNKDLGLVKEKAEIKNNKPTNVSEGFEGIIGNSSQMISVFNYIRKVAPSDTSVLVLGESGTGKEKIAQSIHALSPRKEKPLVIINCGAIPENLAESLLFGHEKGAFTGAMDRRIGKFELADGGTIFLDEIGEMSLELQVKLLRVLQEREIERVGGMSSIKIDVRIIAATNKNLEEEVAAGRFRMDLYYRLHVFPILVPSLKKRKEDIPDLANHFIKVYSEKMGRKAPTLSDFVMQQIMNYNWPGNIRELEHVMQRAILLTDGNTIKEIELSMSSKMHPEQTGEPFSIKTILENERDYILYILKKCNGKISGAGGAAEILDIHPSTLNSKIKKLEIKREIS; encoded by the coding sequence ATGAAAAACTCAGCCGATAACGGAAATGAAGTTGTTTCTTCAGTTTTGAAAAAAAGAATTTTAATTGTAGAAGATCAATTTATTGAAGCGCACGATTTACAGTTAATTCTCGAAAAAGCAAACTACGAAGTAACAGGAATTGCACGTTCGGTTGAGCAGGCTTTGGAGCAGATTGAAATAGAAAAACCAGATCTTGTTTTCTTAGATATTATGCTGAAAGGAACTAGAAATGGTATCGAATTAGCACACTTTTTAAAAGAAAAAAATATTGGTTTTATATTTATTTCTGCTAATTCGAGCAAGAGTATTTTAGATCAGGCAAAAACTACGCATCCTTACGGTTTTATTGTAAAACCTTTTCGCGATCAAGATGTTCTAACAACTTTAGAAATAGCATTTTACCGTCAGCAATATAGTTTAGAATCTCAGTTGATGCAACAATTTCAGTTGCAGAAAGGAATTAGTGAAATCGTGCATTCTAACATTAAAAAAGAAGAAGCTCTTTTGGCTTTAGCAAAAGTTATTCAAACCTATATTCCGTTTGATTATTTAGAAGCTGGTTTTGTAACTTCAACGCATTACGATCAGCTGGGAATTATCCGTAAAAATTTAGATTTATATCAGATCATTGATTTGAAAAAGCTTTCTCAAATTTCGGAAGTTTCTGAAAAAGAGATAAATGAAACCTACAGAAAATCGAAAATTGATAAAGAACCAATAATATATAGCGAAGAGTCTTTAATAAAAAACTTTCAGGAAGCGCCAATAAAAGCATTAATTTCTCATAATTTCGGAATCAAATCTTATTTGGTTTTTCCAGTTTCTATTGCTACTATTCAGAGCTATCATATTACTTTTTATAGCCGAAATTTTAATATTTATACTCAAGAAAATTTAAAACTTTTAAGTTCAATCGAGCCTATTTTTTCTCAGTTTATCAATAAAATTTATTCCAATAAAGATCTTGGTTTGGTAAAGGAAAAAGCAGAGATTAAAAACAATAAGCCAACAAATGTTTCTGAAGGTTTTGAAGGAATTATTGGCAATAGTTCTCAAATGATTTCTGTTTTTAATTATATTCGAAAAGTCGCGCCTTCAGATACTTCTGTTTTGGTTTTAGGCGAAAGCGGAACTGGAAAAGAAAAAATTGCGCAAAGTATTCATGCATTATCTCCAAGAAAAGAGAAACCGTTGGTTATTATTAACTGCGGCGCAATTCCAGAAAATCTGGCAGAATCGTTGCTTTTTGGTCATGAAAAAGGTGCTTTTACTGGCGCAATGGATAGAAGAATCGGTAAATTTGAATTGGCAGATGGCGGAACTATTTTTTTAGACGAAATAGGAGAAATGTCTTTAGAACTTCAAGTGAAATTGCTGCGCGTTTTGCAAGAAAGAGAAATTGAACGTGTTGGCGGAATGTCTTCTATAAAAATTGATGTTCGAATTATTGCCGCAACCAACAAAAATCTCGAAGAAGAAGTTGCCGCTGGAAGATTTAGAATGGACTTATATTATCGTTTGCACGTTTTTCCGATTTTGGTTCCTTCTTTGAAAAAACGAAAAGAAGATATTCCGGATTTGGCGAATCATTTTATAAAAGTCTACAGCGAAAAAATGGGAAGAAAAGCACCAACTCTTTCTGATTTTGTAATGCAGCAAATTATGAATTACAATTGGCCTGGAAACATTAGAGAACTAGAACACGTTATGCAGCGCGCTATTTTGCTAACAGATGGAAATACGATTAAAGAAATTGAACTTTCGATGTCTTCCAAAATGCATCCGGAACAAACGGGAGAACCATTTTCTATCAAAACGATTTTAGAAAACGAAAGAGATTATATTTTGTACATTCTAAAAAAATGCAACGGAAAAATTTCTGGCGCAGGCGGTGCAGCAGAAATTTTAGATATTCATCCTTCGACATTAAATTCTAAGATTAAAAAACTGGAAATAAAAAGAGAAATCAGTTAA
- a CDS encoding alpha/beta fold hydrolase yields the protein MYLSNKKTIMFITGAFISHSCWEEWIVFFENKGYKTVAPPWPYKNENAEKLRQTNSSKIATIRLNDLLDYYTEIIEKLPEKPILIGHSYGGLLTQLLLQKDLGSAGICLHSIPPSNLICFNFSFYRKIWSNFNFFHSRKKNYLLPFKKWQNFFTNQMCFEEQKTTYEKLVIPESKLVFCDIFSNSAKINFKKKHAPILFLSGSEDHFVTASIQYSNFKKYKNIHSITCYKEFKDNNHLVLKQQNWECIAEFIANCLEKLS from the coding sequence ATGTATTTATCTAATAAAAAGACGATTATGTTTATTACGGGGGCATTTATCAGTCATTCTTGCTGGGAAGAATGGATTGTTTTTTTTGAAAATAAAGGTTATAAAACCGTCGCGCCGCCATGGCCTTATAAAAATGAAAATGCAGAAAAACTAAGACAAACTAATTCTTCTAAAATTGCCACAATTCGGCTAAACGATTTATTGGATTATTACACAGAAATTATCGAAAAACTTCCTGAAAAACCAATTCTTATTGGGCATTCTTACGGAGGTCTTTTAACACAATTACTGCTTCAAAAAGATTTGGGTTCGGCTGGAATTTGTTTGCATTCTATTCCGCCGAGTAATTTAATTTGTTTCAATTTTTCTTTTTATCGAAAGATCTGGAGCAATTTTAATTTCTTTCATTCAAGAAAAAAAAACTATTTATTGCCTTTTAAAAAATGGCAAAATTTCTTCACCAATCAAATGTGTTTTGAGGAACAAAAAACAACTTATGAAAAACTGGTAATTCCAGAATCAAAACTCGTTTTCTGCGATATTTTTTCCAATTCAGCTAAGATCAATTTTAAGAAAAAACACGCTCCAATTTTATTTTTATCAGGTTCAGAAGATCATTTTGTTACAGCTTCTATTCAATATTCAAACTTTAAAAAATACAAAAACATTCACTCTATAACATGTTACAAAGAATTTAAAGACAATAATCATTTGGTTTTAAAACAGCAAAATTGGGAATGCATCGCCGAATTTATCGCAAACTGTTTAGAAAAACTTTCTTAA
- a CDS encoding alpha/beta fold hydrolase produces MKKIYDAETRFADAGDRKIAYRSYGKGKAVFFVNRFRGTLDTWDPLFIALMAKKFNVIIFDYSGIGSSTGSLTPDLTVVAKDIKDLADVLKIDSIVVLGWSYGGLVAQAATLLYPNLVTHAVLIGTNPPGQNEIPIEQAFFDAALKPLNDFEDEIVLFFEPKSESSKLAAKASHDRIHKKIDVSKIPSTMDVFQLYFGGGDGFREDVLNFREQIKKTKTPILIISGDHDISFAVENWYSFFNQMTNAQMVVYSGTGHAPQHQFPELTAKHIINFVKYT; encoded by the coding sequence ATGAAAAAAATTTATGATGCAGAGACACGTTTTGCCGATGCAGGCGATCGTAAAATTGCTTATCGTTCTTACGGGAAAGGAAAAGCAGTATTTTTTGTGAACCGTTTTAGAGGAACTCTAGACACTTGGGATCCTTTGTTTATAGCATTGATGGCAAAAAAGTTCAATGTTATCATATTTGATTATTCTGGAATTGGTTCATCTACAGGAAGTTTAACGCCAGATTTAACAGTTGTTGCTAAAGATATTAAAGATCTTGCCGATGTTTTGAAAATAGATTCGATTGTAGTTTTAGGCTGGTCTTACGGCGGATTAGTAGCGCAGGCGGCAACTTTATTATATCCTAATTTGGTAACACATGCAGTTTTAATTGGCACGAATCCTCCTGGTCAAAATGAAATTCCGATTGAGCAAGCTTTTTTTGATGCAGCTTTAAAACCGCTGAATGATTTTGAAGATGAAATTGTTTTGTTTTTTGAACCAAAATCAGAATCTAGTAAATTGGCTGCAAAAGCTTCACACGATAGAATTCATAAAAAAATAGATGTTTCAAAAATTCCTTCAACAATGGATGTTTTTCAATTGTATTTTGGTGGAGGTGATGGTTTTAGAGAAGATGTTTTAAATTTTAGAGAACAAATTAAAAAGACCAAAACACCGATTTTGATTATTTCTGGAGATCACGATATTAGTTTTGCTGTCGAAAATTGGTATTCTTTTTTCAATCAGATGACAAATGCACAAATGGTGGTTTATTCGGGAACTGGACACGCACCGCAGCATCAATTTCCTGAATTAACGGCAAAACATATTATCAATTTTGTAAAGTACACATAA
- a CDS encoding metal-dependent hydrolase: MKVTYYGHSCFSVFTNGKHILFDPFISPNELAKEVDIDAIKADYILISHAHYDHILDVGRIAKNTGAKVLGNFEIYNWLLKQGIENAHPINPGGKFDFDFGTVKCVIAQHSSSFMDGSYGGIACGFVLTTPEGNFYYSGDTALTLDMQIILKFIKLDFAVFPIGDGLTMGIEEAIEASKLVGVHKILGVHYDTFGFIVMDHQKALNAFKNANLELYLPKINTTIDI, from the coding sequence ATGAAAGTTACTTATTACGGACATTCTTGTTTTTCGGTTTTTACCAATGGAAAACATATTCTTTTTGATCCTTTTATCAGTCCAAATGAATTAGCAAAAGAGGTTGATATTGATGCCATAAAAGCAGATTATATTTTAATTTCTCACGCACATTACGATCACATTTTGGATGTAGGAAGAATTGCAAAAAATACTGGCGCTAAAGTGCTTGGAAATTTTGAAATCTACAATTGGCTATTAAAACAAGGTATTGAAAATGCGCATCCAATAAATCCAGGCGGAAAATTTGATTTCGATTTTGGAACTGTAAAATGTGTCATTGCACAACATTCGAGCAGTTTTATGGACGGTTCTTATGGCGGAATTGCCTGCGGTTTTGTGCTTACAACTCCTGAAGGAAATTTCTATTACAGCGGAGATACAGCGCTAACTTTAGACATGCAGATTATTCTAAAATTTATCAAACTTGATTTTGCTGTTTTCCCAATTGGCGACGGACTTACAATGGGAATTGAAGAAGCAATCGAAGCTTCAAAATTGGTTGGCGTTCATAAAATTTTAGGCGTTCATTACGATACTTTTGGCTTCATTGTAATGGATCATCAAAAAGCTTTAAATGCATTCAAAAATGCAAATCTTGAACTTTATTTGCCAAAAATAAATACTACAATAGACATATAA
- a CDS encoding FAD-dependent oxidoreductase — MWTICPECQGQGKKSQRLTKKVRLQYQSALEQFEKNKNEGPAPIRPKAHKIVCLKCSGSGLISSEHPTVPNKETYPRVAIIGAGIGGVALAVACLHRGIPFTIYERDENFESRSQGYGLTLQQASKAIQGLGIFSLNGVVSTRHLVHTIEGKVIGEWGIRKWLESEEKKATKRTNIHIARQDLRLALLEQLGDHNIIKWNHQLIDFKEDENESIDLTFQVNGEIKTAKADLLVGADGIRSSVRRLLIGDENTPLRYLDCIVTLGICPLHSLENLNSSLLDSATVFQTANGHERIYIMPYDADSVMWQLSFPMLEEEAKELSSKGPKALKEEAIRRTQWHDPIPQILMATEENKISGYPVYDRELLSAELLSKGKQITLIGDAAHPMSPFKGQGANQALLDALSLARKIFKGCKSPAHWKKAGIRESVLNEFETEMLKRSAVKVKDSAKAAEFLHSEIVLHEANEPRGRCLKKKDFK; from the coding sequence ATGTGGACTATTTGCCCAGAATGTCAAGGACAAGGTAAGAAAAGCCAAAGACTCACTAAAAAAGTAAGGCTTCAATACCAATCGGCATTAGAACAATTTGAAAAAAACAAAAACGAAGGCCCAGCTCCTATTCGTCCGAAAGCGCATAAAATTGTCTGTTTAAAATGTTCTGGATCTGGTTTAATTAGTTCTGAACATCCAACTGTTCCAAACAAAGAAACTTATCCTCGTGTTGCTATTATTGGTGCTGGAATAGGCGGCGTTGCATTGGCCGTTGCTTGTCTTCATCGTGGAATTCCGTTTACAATTTACGAACGTGATGAAAACTTCGAATCGCGTTCTCAAGGCTACGGATTAACGCTACAACAAGCAAGTAAAGCAATTCAAGGATTGGGAATTTTCTCTTTAAATGGTGTCGTTTCTACAAGACATTTGGTTCATACTATTGAAGGTAAAGTAATTGGAGAATGGGGAATTAGAAAATGGCTGGAATCTGAAGAAAAAAAAGCAACCAAACGAACTAACATACATATTGCACGTCAAGACTTGCGTTTAGCTTTATTAGAGCAATTAGGCGATCATAATATTATAAAATGGAACCATCAATTAATTGATTTTAAAGAAGATGAAAATGAAAGTATTGATTTAACTTTTCAAGTAAATGGAGAAATAAAAACAGCAAAAGCTGATCTTTTAGTTGGTGCAGATGGAATTCGAAGTTCGGTTAGAAGATTATTAATTGGTGACGAAAATACTCCGTTGCGATATTTAGATTGCATCGTGACATTAGGAATTTGTCCGTTGCATTCTTTAGAAAATCTAAATAGTTCTTTATTAGATTCTGCAACCGTTTTTCAAACTGCAAACGGACATGAAAGAATTTACATTATGCCTTACGATGCAGATTCTGTAATGTGGCAGCTTAGTTTTCCGATGTTAGAAGAAGAGGCAAAAGAATTAAGTTCTAAAGGACCAAAAGCTTTAAAAGAAGAGGCAATTCGCAGAACACAATGGCACGATCCAATTCCGCAAATTTTAATGGCAACCGAAGAAAATAAAATCTCTGGTTATCCCGTTTATGATAGAGAATTATTGAGTGCAGAATTACTTTCGAAAGGAAAACAAATTACTTTAATTGGCGATGCAGCGCACCCAATGAGTCCTTTTAAAGGACAAGGCGCGAATCAGGCTTTATTAGATGCGCTTTCTTTGGCGCGTAAAATTTTTAAAGGTTGTAAATCACCAGCACATTGGAAAAAAGCTGGAATTAGAGAAAGTGTTTTAAATGAATTTGAAACCGAAATGCTAAAACGAAGCGCAGTAAAAGTAAAAGATTCAGCAAAAGCGGCAGAATTTCTGCATTCTGAAATTGTACTTCACGAAGCAAATGAACCGAGAGGTCGATGCTTGAAGAAAAAAGATTTTAAGTAA
- a CDS encoding helix-turn-helix domain-containing protein, producing the protein MHLKTTFLFILFFLSNYLGYSQKSFNEIYTETYQVLLSSNPKKALSNTDYLYRIAKINSDKIKTRMLKAHILYQYGLNNEAIAALKEAEEFALIDKDYVVQSKIYGFMASLYRESEIFHVGKTYLNKAVLISRKIKDKSEMYRFQGNLSQELACYELLDSNYAKAIKHLKKGIQLFEKAESTSDKNYQIAINDELIARNYLELKRTDSALFHYEKAEKELQTSLSYDSPLRGFIYNGIANVYTSLKDYKKAKLNYKKAEEIAEKSDYSALKQEVYNSLMEFYKGTDTKKYIIYNEKNLELTKAENVNKKVIADDLIKTLQKKHLDSQSEYEKTKFVIIGICLLAIICTLAIYIFKRKQDYKKIRDFIHNAKPSQNIETDIEQKKEIAKEYMSEATENSILQSIKEFEKSLSFLNKSLSLNSVAAELNVNHRYLSYVINKHKSKDFASYINELRINYIIDRLKNDDSYLKYKISYLADQAGFASHSRFTITFKKVTGVSPLTFITYLQNNPENKNS; encoded by the coding sequence ATGCACTTAAAAACTACTTTTCTCTTTATTCTATTTTTTCTTTCCAATTACTTGGGTTATTCGCAGAAATCATTCAATGAAATTTATACTGAAACTTATCAAGTTTTATTAAGTTCAAATCCTAAAAAAGCGCTTAGTAATACCGATTATTTGTACAGAATTGCAAAAATTAATTCTGATAAAATAAAAACCCGAATGCTTAAAGCTCATATTTTATATCAATACGGACTTAATAATGAAGCTATTGCTGCTTTAAAAGAAGCTGAAGAATTTGCCTTAATAGATAAAGATTATGTCGTTCAATCTAAAATATATGGCTTTATGGCTTCGCTCTACCGTGAAAGCGAAATATTTCATGTCGGAAAAACATATCTCAACAAAGCAGTTTTAATTAGCCGAAAAATAAAAGATAAAAGCGAAATGTATCGATTTCAAGGAAATTTATCTCAGGAATTGGCCTGTTATGAATTGCTGGATTCTAATTATGCAAAAGCAATTAAACATCTTAAAAAAGGAATTCAGCTGTTTGAAAAAGCAGAAAGCACAAGCGACAAAAACTACCAAATTGCGATCAACGACGAGCTCATTGCTAGAAATTATCTAGAATTAAAAAGAACCGATTCTGCTTTGTTTCACTATGAAAAGGCAGAAAAAGAACTTCAAACATCACTATCTTATGATAGTCCGTTGAGAGGTTTTATTTATAATGGAATTGCTAATGTTTACACCTCATTAAAAGATTATAAAAAAGCAAAGCTTAATTACAAAAAAGCAGAAGAAATTGCTGAGAAATCAGACTATTCTGCACTAAAACAAGAGGTTTACAATTCTTTAATGGAATTTTATAAAGGTACTGATACTAAAAAATACATTATTTACAATGAAAAAAATCTGGAATTAACAAAGGCTGAAAATGTCAACAAAAAAGTTATTGCAGATGACTTAATAAAAACGCTTCAAAAAAAGCATTTAGACAGTCAGTCTGAATATGAAAAAACCAAATTTGTAATTATTGGTATTTGTCTTCTCGCTATTATTTGCACTTTAGCCATTTATATTTTTAAAAGAAAACAGGATTATAAAAAAATCCGAGATTTTATTCATAACGCTAAACCATCTCAAAACATAGAAACTGATATTGAGCAAAAGAAAGAAATTGCCAAAGAATACATGTCTGAAGCAACTGAAAACAGTATTTTGCAAAGTATAAAAGAGTTCGAAAAATCATTGTCTTTCTTAAATAAATCGCTGTCTTTAAACTCTGTTGCGGCAGAATTGAATGTCAATCATCGTTATTTGTCTTATGTTATTAATAAACATAAATCAAAAGATTTTGCCAGCTATATCAATGAGTTGAGAATAAATTATATTATTGATCGCTTAAAAAATGATGATTCGTATTTAAAATATAAAATCAGTTATCTTGCCGATCAAGCTGGTTTTGCTTCACATAGCAGATTTACTATTACATTTAAAAAAGTAACTGGAGTTTCACCTCTAACGTTTATTACCTATCTTCAAAACAATCCTGAAAATAAAAACAGTTAA
- a CDS encoding isochorismatase family protein, producing MKRKYTKSALLLIDIQNEYFYKGKMEFKGSYEVASIAKKLLNDFRKKRKTVIHVQHIALYKNASFFISGSYGSQIYEEVAPIEGEMIIVKNAANSFSGTDLFDYLNTKQIEHLTIIGMMSDMSNDLTVRTAKDLGFKVEAIGNEYVLKKNILKNEYIS from the coding sequence ATGAAGAGAAAATACACTAAATCAGCATTATTGTTAATTGATATTCAGAACGAATATTTCTATAAAGGAAAAATGGAATTTAAAGGAAGTTATGAAGTAGCTTCTATTGCTAAAAAATTGCTTAACGATTTTAGAAAAAAAAGAAAAACTGTAATTCATGTACAACATATTGCATTATATAAAAATGCCTCTTTTTTTATTTCTGGAAGTTATGGTTCTCAAATATATGAAGAAGTTGCTCCGATAGAAGGGGAAATGATTATTGTAAAAAACGCTGCAAATAGCTTTTCAGGAACTGATTTATTCGATTATTTAAATACAAAACAAATTGAACATTTAACCATTATCGGAATGATGAGTGACATGTCTAATGATCTAACAGTTCGTACAGCGAAAGATTTGGGTTTTAAAGTGGAAGCAATTGGTAATGAATATGTTTTGAAAAAAAATATTTTAAAGAATGAATATATCTCATAA